In Amblyraja radiata isolate CabotCenter1 chromosome 10, sAmbRad1.1.pri, whole genome shotgun sequence, one DNA window encodes the following:
- the LOC116977562 gene encoding autophagy-related protein 11-like isoform X2, with product MKHKQETASVRLDMSSPKEEIRGSRNALTKSETKKLLLKYRKERDEASKRGEFNRDKLNVIRTSMASQIRELKEKVKALNSENKDLHKTIKKLQPELQLDTDSRLTSKLTKEVVKELKERAERCKSLQQENSRLNQEIDKLASELAQAENVRKLLEDRLLAAQSQAKVFVNLPPEVTVEVC from the exons CCTCAGTCAGATTAGACATGTCCAGTCCAAAGGAGGAGATCCGGGGCTCGAGAAACGCACTGACCAAGTCTGAGACCAAGAAACTCTTGCTAAAATACAGGAAAGAGCGAGACGAAGCATCGAAGAGAGGGGAATTCAACCGAGATAAACTGAATGTGATCCGGACGTCGATGGCGTCGCAGATCCGCGAATTGAAAGAGAAGGTCAAAGCGCTCAACTCGGAAAACAAGGACTTGCATAAAACCATCAAAAAGCTTCAACCAGAGTTGCAACTGGACACCGATTCCAGGCTGACGAGCAAATTGACCAAGGAGGTGGTGAAGGAACTGAAGGAGAGGGCGGAACGATGCAAGAGCCTGCAGCAAGAAAACTCCAGGTTAAACCAGGAAATAGACAAATTGGCTTCGGAGTTGGCTCAGGCGGAGAATGTCAGGAAGCTTTTGGAAGATCGCCTCTTGGCAGCACAGAGTCAG GCTAAGGTGTTCGTCAACTTACCTCCAGAAGTGACGGTGGAAGTCTGTTGA
- the LOC116977562 gene encoding autophagy-related protein 11-like isoform X1 — MKHKQETASVRLDMSSPKEEIRGSRNALTKSETKKLLLKYRKERDEASKRGEFNRDKLNVIRTSMASQIRELKEKVKALNSENKDLHKTIKKLQPELQLDTDSRLTSKLTKEVVKELKERAERCKSLQQENSRLNQEIDKLASELAQAENVRKLLEDRLLAAQSQVRSLSNEHERVLKLWEETKIQRDQTLRVNRLFRESLFSKEYCPQTLDKCVQTIASIPIYRRFQTRKPEAAANLYDIHRETEKIKLKLANQTALTRKERRDNVSVKTSTTIYRISPN, encoded by the coding sequence CCTCAGTCAGATTAGACATGTCCAGTCCAAAGGAGGAGATCCGGGGCTCGAGAAACGCACTGACCAAGTCTGAGACCAAGAAACTCTTGCTAAAATACAGGAAAGAGCGAGACGAAGCATCGAAGAGAGGGGAATTCAACCGAGATAAACTGAATGTGATCCGGACGTCGATGGCGTCGCAGATCCGCGAATTGAAAGAGAAGGTCAAAGCGCTCAACTCGGAAAACAAGGACTTGCATAAAACCATCAAAAAGCTTCAACCAGAGTTGCAACTGGACACCGATTCCAGGCTGACGAGCAAATTGACCAAGGAGGTGGTGAAGGAACTGAAGGAGAGGGCGGAACGATGCAAGAGCCTGCAGCAAGAAAACTCCAGGTTAAACCAGGAAATAGACAAATTGGCTTCGGAGTTGGCTCAGGCGGAGAATGTCAGGAAGCTTTTGGAAGATCGCCTCTTGGCAGCACAGAGTCAGGTGAGAAGTCTGAGCAACGAACATGAACGGGTGTTGAAACTGTGGGAAGAGACCAAGATTCAGAGAGACCAGACCCTGCGAGTTAATCGCCTCTTCAGAGAGTCCCTGTTCAGCAAAGAGTATTGCCCCCAGACTTTGGATAAATGCGTTCAGACTATCGCGTCCATCCCCATCTACAGGCGCTTTCAGACGAGAAAACCAGAAGCCGCGGCCAACCTGTATGATATTCACCGGGAAACGGAGAAAATAAAGCTAAAGTTGGCGAATCAGACGGCGCTAACTCGCAAAGAAAGACGAGACAACGTTTCAGTTAAAACATCGACTACAATTTATAGAATTTCCCCAAACTGA